gtaacCGAAGCTTTTGACTTTTTAGGGAGGGCTCTTGTTCTTGGCAAGTATGTGTGCAGTAGCAGAGGCAATATATGTACTTTCCCTACTATAGTTGACACCGACCTCAATTTTTGGATTCTCCAGAAAAGTAACTGGATTATTCatgttgatcgtttagtttgtagtTGGCTTATGTTGAAATATTAATAGGAGGCATACTAGAGACCCCCTTCTTTATTGTGAACTTGCTGTTAATTTCCTTGATGTAATTTTCCTGTTTCATGTGTAGGAATCTTATGCTGTCATTTGTAAGACACGGAAAGATCATTTACTTATTTTTACGTTTTtctcatatactccctctgtaaacaaatatgagagcatttagatcactactttagtgatctaaacgctcctatatatctttacggagggagtaatgaCTATTGTCATCCACCTGGACAAAGTAAAAACATCGATATGTTTCAACTATGGGAAAAGAAATACAACCTTTGATTTCCTACTTTCTGGCAGTCCATTCTGTGTAGAAATTGTTCTCCATGTAGACTGTAGTACGTTTGCTGCTCTACTGACTGTGTTGAGCTGCTGGTTGGTTGAGAATGATCAGTCGGTCATACACTCAGTACCTGAATGTCAATGCAGTGTATTAACATCCGATTACATGGTAGGTACAGTATGTAAAAGATTGGCATTATATCTTGAAAACCATACCTGCGCAGCCTCGAAATATCTCTGACGTACAGAAATATGTAGCAGTTTGCAAGAATTTCTCGCGTTAACGATGGAAAACAGGAGCCGGGCTTTTTTCTTGATGGTTTCAGGATAGCCTCCATACACCTACGGGAATCAATATCAGACCACCGAAATCAGGAAGGTAACTTGAAAGGGCAAAAATGAAGCACTCACCAGGCAATCGTGCAGTTCAACTATCTTTGAATTGCTGCAGTGTCTGCAGAGCATGATGATGAAAGACAGTTTCAGAAGCTATAGATGTTTAGCCATCGTTGCCCGTGTACATAGCCTGCAACACCAGTATTTTCTTAAACATTTGGTATCTTTATGTCACAAAGAGTACCGATCTGTCAAATTCGTTGTTTTTCAGAAAATCTGATTGCTGATTGATCCCTGCAATGCAGCTGGCTCTCAAAGAATGTCCAATAAATGGAACCAAACCGGTTTCTTCAGCCAAATTGGCATATGATCCTCCCAAGTCTCCAAAAGCAAAATCATGTGGTAACAAAAACACAACATCAACTACCATTACATAACAGAGATCAGACAGATAGTTGGGACATGCATCAAACGAGTAACTAGTTCAGAACAGAGGCTTCCCAAAAGATGCACCAGACCATTGCTATTTCAGATCGATCAGTCACATGACACGGTAACATCACCAACCCAACTACAAACTAAACGATATTCCACCGATTTCCATTGAGCAACACTAATTCTGGGCAAACAGCACCCAACTACAGCTGCCAGAGACTGAATCTAAGAGGAGGTGAACTTGGTGACGGCCTTGGTGCCCTCAGAGACGGCGTGCTTGGCGAGCTCTCCGGGGAGGACGAGGCGGACGGAGGTCTGGATCTCGCGGGAGGTGATCGTGGGCTTCTTGTTGTAGCGGGCGAGCTTGGCGGCCTCCCCGGCGAGCTTCTCGAAGATGTcgttgatgaaggagttcatgatgGACATGGCCTTGGAGGAGATGCCGATGTCGGGGTGCACCTGCTTGAGCACCTTGAAGATGTAGATCTTGTAGGTCTCGACGctcttcttgcccttcttccggCCCCTCTTCTCGCCGCCGCCCTCCTTGGAGGCGGTCTTGCCCGCGGGCAGCCGCTTCTCggccttgggcttcttcgcggCGGGGGGCTTCTCGGCCTTCTCCGTCGCGGGCTCCTCCTCCGCGGGCTTCTTCGCCGCCGGCTTCTTCTCCGCCTTGGGCGCCATCGCTGCTTCGAGGGAGGGGGGAGGGAAGGGGCGCTGGTCTGTTTGTGCGGGAAAGATTGGGAGATTTGGAACGAGATGTGCGGGAAGAAGGAGCGGGGCTGATGGGTTTATACAGGGAGAGGTGTGGGCGCTGATTGGTGGAGGGGTTGGTGGCTCGGATCCGTGACGTGGAACGGTATGAAGCGTTCGATGCTGTTTCCACGGACGATCCTGATTTGCTGCGGTGGTCGCAAAAACGTGGGCGGGAATAACTTCTTCTTTTTCCTGAGACAGGGCGGGAATAGCTTTTTTTTTAGGGGAAGGCGCGAATAGCTGATTTTTTTTAGGGAATAGCTGAATATATTGATTTGAAGAACAGGATTAAGCTTTTGGTTTCGTTTTCTATATGAAAATGGAGCCGGGGGAGCTCCCCTGTGATCGAAAAAAGAAAGAACGAGATTGTGTCGAGCGAATTTTGACGTGCTGTAATTTTTGGTTTTCGCCGAAGGGCCTAAGTATTTGCGGACACGTTTGGACTTGTCTGCAAACAGTCGGTCAGGTGGAGGTCATCCAATTAGAATCGCCAAATAAAAGCGGACATCGATTTTTCATTCATTTTCCAAATTGATTTTTGCATAGCAAAAGAACCTTAAAAAAACTAAAAATCCTACTCTACTCCTCCCTGTCAAAGGTGAGGTCAACAGCTTATTACTAAACTTGTTGAAGAGATGAAATAGACCCAAGATCTATCTTTTTTATCAGAGGTTGAATCGATCATCAGAAGAAGAATTAGGCCAAAAATTAGGATACATTCTGGGAAAATAAAGCTTCCATTGAAGAGAAGCAAATGAAACGCTTTCATAAAAATTCTCGTAGAATCGAGAATGAAGTTTTCATTCTGTACATGCCAGATCATGAATTAATAGCTGCATCCAATCTCCGAAAAGTCTTGATTGTTTCGATTTTTTAAATGG
The sequence above is a segment of the Triticum dicoccoides isolate Atlit2015 ecotype Zavitan chromosome 1A, WEW_v2.0, whole genome shotgun sequence genome. Coding sequences within it:
- the LOC119272862 gene encoding histone H2B.1-like — translated: MAPKAEKKPAAKKPAEEEPATEKAEKPPAAKKPKAEKRLPAGKTASKEGGGEKRGRKKGKKSVETYKIYIFKVLKQVHPDIGISSKAMSIMNSFINDIFEKLAGEAAKLARYNKKPTITSREIQTSVRLVLPGELAKHAVSEGTKAVTKFTSS